One segment of Drosophila ananassae strain 14024-0371.13 chromosome 3R, ASM1763931v2, whole genome shotgun sequence DNA contains the following:
- the LOC6497953 gene encoding uncharacterized protein LOC6497953 isoform X2 produces MDMDMDMEAIKMLSPNRTEADQANQSQFNCISKCNCNIKQKRSSSPSSFERKKKVIGAGCCRSSGNLAQLPFLVTALCMLIFELSLVPPIRSMSPPNETAWPPMRHYDIWGDDSAQPDNRQEDLLPEEVDLQRQLELNMDEKMEMDEGTFPKETIYQNETTNRQGKVIHLFPVPVDGDCLSNDGRRMGNCLNAYECRQKDGQARGECAMGFGVCCVFVANCNTTISNNITYIVSPGFPSFMPSNFSGCNLRVKMMTDDISQVRIDFHHFTLGQPNRRTGVCDGDAFQIGGGPGGNISLCGQNSGQHLYYDVGARATPRQSTLYGSLRPLNGSSNSSNSNTTGDRFINIDLNLANRFLPLRIWEISVVQIPFSQRAPAGCLQYHTGTEGLLQTFNFAENGRHLANQNYRICMRQELDMCSIVYQPCDQQSFRIGGGGRMATRGGVSEQGAGSPPAQSDMAGVGATAASSSNSSAASSSTAAMSTATTATTTSTTPTPLRSSTVASTSTSSEAPASSPASDDVEGSGGEDGEVGNDDDDGGFLFFRSPPTTEEPGFSRRPRPVGGGSSGGFDILGFLRNAFDLQLRRRSRQARQFFSTCTDRITMPCIIEDFIGTGLGPLPGCEPIHCGSQFCSSGTWPCRIESTVTPFYIGVHFGNGMGAGKANAEDNVGACLRYSQVQCM; encoded by the exons ATGGATatggacatggacatggagGCCATAAAAATGCTATCGCCGAACCGAACCGAAGCAGATCAAGCCAACCAGTCCCAGTTCAACTGCATATCCAAGTGCAATTGCAATATCAAACAGAAGAGGAGCAGCAGCCCCAGCAGCtttgaaagaaaaaagaaagttATTGGAGCCGGTTGTTGCCGTTCTTCTGGCAACCTGGCGCAGCTGCCTTTCCTCGTCACCGCACTTTGCATGCTGATCTTCGAGCTAAGCCTGGTTCCTCCAATCCGCTCCATGTCGCCGCCAAACGAGACCGCCTGGCCACCCATGCGCCATTACGATATCTGGGGCGATGACTCTGCCCAGCCGGACAACAGGCAGGAGGATCTGCTGCCGGAAGAGGTGGACTTGCAGAGGCAACTGGAACTGAATATGGATGAGAAGATGGAGATGGATGAGGGAACATTTCCAAAGGAAACAATTTATCAGAATGAAACCACCAACAGACAGGGAAAGG TGATCCACCTGTTTCCTGTGCCCGTGGATGGAGATTGCTTGTCCAATGATGGCCGCCGGATGGGAAACTGTTTGAATGCCTACGAGTGCCGTCAGAAGGATGGTCAAGCCAGAGGTGAATGTGCCATGGGATTCGGAGTGTGCTGCGTTTTTGTGGCCAACTGCAACACCACAATCTCCAACAACATCACCTACATTGTGTCGCCGGGCTTCCCCAGCTTCATGCCCAGCAACTTTAGTGGCTGCAACTTGCGGGTCAAGATGATGACTGACGACATCAGTCAGGTGCGGATTGATTTTCATCATTTCACCTTGGGACAACCGAATCGGAGGACAGGAGTCTGTGATGGAGATGCCTTTCAAATCGGTGGTGGACCAGGGGGAAATATATCACTTTGTGGTCAAAACAGTGGGCAACATT TGTATTACGACGTAGGAGCACGAGCAACTCCAAGACAGTCCACACTATATGGAAGTCTGCGTCCTCTGAATGGCAGCAgtaacagcagcaacagcaacacgaCGGGAGATCGCTTCATCAACATTGATCTCAATCTTGCCAATCGATTCCTGCCACTTCGCATTTGGGAGATTAGCGTAGTACAGATCCCGTTCAGCCAACGAGCTCCGGCTGGATGCCTGCAATATCACACAGGAACCGAGGGCCTCCTGCAGACTTTTAACTTTGCCGAAAATGGCCGCCACTTGGCTAACCAAAACTATAGGATTTGTATGCGCCAAGAACTGGATATGTGCTCCATTGTGTATCAGCCCTGTGATCAGCAATCCTTTCGCATCGGCGGCGGCGGACGGATGGCAACACGGGGTGGTGTGAGCGAACAGGGCGCAGGAAGTCCACCAGCACAATCCGATATGGCAGGAGTAGGAGCAACAGCAG CTTCCAGTTCCAATTCGTCAGCAGCAAGCAGCAGCACCGCTGCAATGAGTACAGCTACAACTGCAACTACCACATCCACAACCCCCACTCCCTTGCGGTCCAGCACCGTGGCATCAACATCCACCTCTTCAGAGGCGCCTGCATCCTCACCAGCCAGCGACGATGTGGAGGGCTCGGGAGGTGAGGATGGGGAAGTTGGaaatgacgatgatgatggcGGGTTTCTGTTCTTCCGAAGCCCGCCCACCACAGAGGAACCAGGCTTCTCACGACGCCCCCGTCCGGTTGGTGGAGGATCCAGTGGCGGCTTTGACATCCTCGGTTTCCTGCGCAACGCTTTCGATCTGCAACTAAGGAGGCGCAGCCGTCAAGCTCGGCAGTTCTTTAGCACCTGCACGGACAGAATAACGATGCCCTGCATCATTGAGGATTTTATTGGGACGGGTCTGGGAC
- the LOC6497953 gene encoding uncharacterized protein LOC6497953 isoform X1, translated as MDMDMDMEAIKMLSPNRTEADQANQSQFNCISKCNCNIKQKRSSSPSSFERKKKVIGAGCCRSSGNLAQLPFLVTALCMLIFELSLVPPIRSMSPPNETAWPPMRHYDIWGDDSAQPDNRQEDLLPEEVDLQRQLELNMDEKMEMDEGTFPKETIYQNETTNRQGKVIHLFPVPVDGDCLSNDGRRMGNCLNAYECRQKDGQARGECAMGFGVCCVFVANCNTTISNNITYIVSPGFPSFMPSNFSGCNLRVKMMTDDISQVRIDFHHFTLGQPNRRTGVCDGDAFQIGGGPGGNISLCGQNSGQHLYYDVGARATPRQSTLYGSLRPLNGSSNSSNSNTTGDRFINIDLNLANRFLPLRIWEISVVQIPFSQRAPAGCLQYHTGTEGLLQTFNFAENGRHLANQNYRICMRQELDMCSIVYQPCDQQSFRIGGGGRMATRGGVSEQGAGSPPAQSDMAGVGATAGNVATTTPVPTSSTLMQMLASMANSTTTTLMSMMSGNSTTASSSNSSAASSSTAAMSTATTATTTSTTPTPLRSSTVASTSTSSEAPASSPASDDVEGSGGEDGEVGNDDDDGGFLFFRSPPTTEEPGFSRRPRPVGGGSSGGFDILGFLRNAFDLQLRRRSRQARQFFSTCTDRITMPCIIEDFIGTGLGPLPGCEPIHCGSQFCSSGTWPCRIESTVTPFYIGVHFGNGMGAGKANAEDNVGACLRYSQVQCM; from the exons ATGGATatggacatggacatggagGCCATAAAAATGCTATCGCCGAACCGAACCGAAGCAGATCAAGCCAACCAGTCCCAGTTCAACTGCATATCCAAGTGCAATTGCAATATCAAACAGAAGAGGAGCAGCAGCCCCAGCAGCtttgaaagaaaaaagaaagttATTGGAGCCGGTTGTTGCCGTTCTTCTGGCAACCTGGCGCAGCTGCCTTTCCTCGTCACCGCACTTTGCATGCTGATCTTCGAGCTAAGCCTGGTTCCTCCAATCCGCTCCATGTCGCCGCCAAACGAGACCGCCTGGCCACCCATGCGCCATTACGATATCTGGGGCGATGACTCTGCCCAGCCGGACAACAGGCAGGAGGATCTGCTGCCGGAAGAGGTGGACTTGCAGAGGCAACTGGAACTGAATATGGATGAGAAGATGGAGATGGATGAGGGAACATTTCCAAAGGAAACAATTTATCAGAATGAAACCACCAACAGACAGGGAAAGG TGATCCACCTGTTTCCTGTGCCCGTGGATGGAGATTGCTTGTCCAATGATGGCCGCCGGATGGGAAACTGTTTGAATGCCTACGAGTGCCGTCAGAAGGATGGTCAAGCCAGAGGTGAATGTGCCATGGGATTCGGAGTGTGCTGCGTTTTTGTGGCCAACTGCAACACCACAATCTCCAACAACATCACCTACATTGTGTCGCCGGGCTTCCCCAGCTTCATGCCCAGCAACTTTAGTGGCTGCAACTTGCGGGTCAAGATGATGACTGACGACATCAGTCAGGTGCGGATTGATTTTCATCATTTCACCTTGGGACAACCGAATCGGAGGACAGGAGTCTGTGATGGAGATGCCTTTCAAATCGGTGGTGGACCAGGGGGAAATATATCACTTTGTGGTCAAAACAGTGGGCAACATT TGTATTACGACGTAGGAGCACGAGCAACTCCAAGACAGTCCACACTATATGGAAGTCTGCGTCCTCTGAATGGCAGCAgtaacagcagcaacagcaacacgaCGGGAGATCGCTTCATCAACATTGATCTCAATCTTGCCAATCGATTCCTGCCACTTCGCATTTGGGAGATTAGCGTAGTACAGATCCCGTTCAGCCAACGAGCTCCGGCTGGATGCCTGCAATATCACACAGGAACCGAGGGCCTCCTGCAGACTTTTAACTTTGCCGAAAATGGCCGCCACTTGGCTAACCAAAACTATAGGATTTGTATGCGCCAAGAACTGGATATGTGCTCCATTGTGTATCAGCCCTGTGATCAGCAATCCTTTCGCATCGGCGGCGGCGGACGGATGGCAACACGGGGTGGTGTGAGCGAACAGGGCGCAGGAAGTCCACCAGCACAATCCGATATGGCAGGAGTAGGAGCAACAGCAGGTAATGTAGCCACGACTACGCCTGTCCCTACCTCCAGCACCCTAATGCAAATGCTGGCCAGTATGGCCAACTCCACTACCACGACCTTAATGTCCATGATGTCTGGTAACTCCACCACAGCTTCCAGTTCCAATTCGTCAGCAGCAAGCAGCAGCACCGCTGCAATGAGTACAGCTACAACTGCAACTACCACATCCACAACCCCCACTCCCTTGCGGTCCAGCACCGTGGCATCAACATCCACCTCTTCAGAGGCGCCTGCATCCTCACCAGCCAGCGACGATGTGGAGGGCTCGGGAGGTGAGGATGGGGAAGTTGGaaatgacgatgatgatggcGGGTTTCTGTTCTTCCGAAGCCCGCCCACCACAGAGGAACCAGGCTTCTCACGACGCCCCCGTCCGGTTGGTGGAGGATCCAGTGGCGGCTTTGACATCCTCGGTTTCCTGCGCAACGCTTTCGATCTGCAACTAAGGAGGCGCAGCCGTCAAGCTCGGCAGTTCTTTAGCACCTGCACGGACAGAATAACGATGCCCTGCATCATTGAGGATTTTATTGGGACGGGTCTGGGAC